One segment of Brassica napus cultivar Da-Ae chromosome C3, Da-Ae, whole genome shotgun sequence DNA contains the following:
- the LOC106387845 gene encoding serine/threonine-protein kinase EDR1-like, whose protein sequence is MEERRDESLSSELAERVKLLSVQSQGDGLSRESPRSVEQDVSPGQRASQLLWDTGMLCEPIPNGFYSVVPDKRVKELYNRLPTPNELHALGEEGVRIEVILVDFQKDKKLAMLKQLITTLVSGSNPASVIKKIAGTVSDFYKRPTLESPSKLALEENAFLFENHGAQLLGQIKRGCCRARAILFKVLADTVGLESRLVVGLPNDGTVDCMDSNKHMSVIVVLNSVELLVDLIRFPGQLVPRSAKAIFMSHITPSGESDSAENDSCDSPLEPNSPLYERRDPESTEKDEKGYPNASLHNLMLRPATAIERKLSNTSHSEPNIATVFWRRSRRKVIAEQRTASSSPEHPSMRSRGRSMLSTGRHSFRDYSGDASPSSSSTLEIRKTRRRSFRMTPEIGDDIASAVREMYEKSKQNRLLHGREDENSSGINKNVSGLHLDDVLNSKKTMSLPSSPHAYRSQGFGRRGPSDFAVKDTWNKVVESSTLQNQPLLPYQEWDIDFSELTVGTRVGIGFFGEVFRGVWNGTDVAIKLFLEQDLTVENMEDFCNEISILSRVRHPNVVLFLGACTKPPRLSMITEYMELGSLYYLIHMSGQKKKLSWHRRLRMLRDICRGLMCIHRMKVVHRDLKSANCLVDKHWTVKICDFGLSRIMTDENMKDTSSAGTPEWMAPELIRQEPFTEKCDIFSLGVIMWELSTLRKPWEGVPPEKVIFAVAHERSRLEIPDGPLSKLIADCWAEPQERPNCEEILRGLLDCEYTLC, encoded by the exons ATGGAAGAGAGACGAGATGAATCGTTATCTTCAGAACTTGCGGAAAGGGTTAAGTTACTTTCTGTTCAATCTCAAGGTGATGGTTTGAGTAGGGAGTCTCCTAGGAGTGTTGAGCAGGATGTCTCTCCAGGTCAAAGAGCTTCACAGCTTCTTTGGGATACTGGAATGCTTTGTGAACCCATTCCTAATGGTTTCTACTCGGTTGTTCCG GACAAGAGAGTAAAGGAACTATATAATAGACTACCTACTCCGAATGAGCTACATGCTTTGGGAGAGGAAGGTGTCAGAATTGAAGTCATTCTTGTCGATTTTCAGAAGGATAAGAAGCTCGCCATGCTAAAACAGTTGATCACTACACTTGTTAGCGGCTCAAATCCTGCTTCGGTGATCAAGAAAATAGCTGGAACG GTGTCTGACTTTTACAAGCGTCCTACACTGGAAAGCCCTTCAAAGCTTGCTCTGGAGGAAAATGCCTTCTTGTTTGAAAACCATGGTGCTCAGTTGCTTGGCCAAATTAAGCGTGGGTGCTGTCGAGCTCGGGCAATTTTGTTCAAAGTCTTAGCTGACACTGTTGGACTTGAGAGTCGGCTGGTGGTG GGTCTGCCTAATGATGGGACTGTGGATTGCATGGACTCTAACAAACACATGTCTGTTATAGTCGTGCTGAACTCCGTTGAACTACTAGTTGATCTAATCCGTTTTCCTGGTCAGCTGGTGCCTCGATCAGCCAAGGCAATTTTCATGTCACACATCACACCTTCGGGAGAGAGTGATTCTGCCGAAAACGACTCTTGTGACTCGCCTTTGGAGCCAAATAGTCCTTTATACGAGAGAAGAGATCCTGAGAG TACAGAAAAAGATGAAAAAGGATATCCAAATGCATCATTGCATAATTTGATGCTTAGACCTGCTACAGCTATTGAAAGAAAATTGAG TAACACCTCACATAGTGAACCAAATATTGCCACTGTGTTCTGGAGACGTAGCCGCAGAAAAGTGATTGCTGAACAGAGAACAGCTAGCTCGAG CCCAGAACACCCATCCATGCGATCACGTGGACGATCTATGTTGAGTACTGGTAGGCACTCGTTTAGGGATTACTCTGGTGATGCATCTCCTTCAAG TTCATCCACATTAGAAATTCGTAAAACTAGACGACGAAGTTTCAGGATGACACCAGAGATTGGGGATGACATTGCAAG CGCTGTACGAGAAATGTATGAGAAATCAAAGCAAAACCGTCTCTTGCATGGCCGAGAGGATGAAAACAGCTCAGGTAtcaataaaaat GTGTCTGGCCTCCATCTTGATGATGTGTTAAATTCGAAGAAGACAATGTCGTTGCCATCATCCCCTCATGCTTACAGGAGTCAAGGATTCGGACGAAGAGGGCCTTCAGATTTTGCCGTGAAGGATACGTGGAATAAAGTGGTTGAGTCTTCCACATTGCAGAATCAGCCTTTGTTACCCTATCAAGAATGGGACATTGACTTCTCAGAGCTGACTGTTGGAACTCGGGTGGGGATTG GATTTTTTGGTGAAGTTTTTCGTGGAGTGTGGAACGGAACAGATGTTGCTATCAAATTGTTTCTGGAGCAAGATCTTACTGTCGAAAACATGGAAGATTTCTGCAATGAGATATCGATTCTCAG CCGAGTTCGCCACCCAAATG TTGTTCTATTTCTGGGTGCCTGCACAAAACCTCCGCGCTTATCCATGATTACGGAATACATGGAGCTGGGATCTTTGTATTATTTGATCCACATGAGTGGTCAAAAGAAGAAACTTAGCTGGCACAGAAGGCTCAGGATGCTAAGAGACATCTGCAG GGGCCTGATGTGCATTCACCGGATGAAAGTAGTCCACCGTGATCTAAAAAGTGCCAACTGTCTCGTGGACAAACATTGGACAGTCAAGATCTGTGATTTTGGGCTCTCGAGAATAATGACTGATGAAAACATGAAGGACACTTCATCTGCTGGTACACCAGAGTGGATGGCTCCAGAACTCATTCGCCAGGAACCTTTTACGGAGAAATGTGATATCTTTAGTCTTGGTGTCATAATGTGGGAGCTTTCTACTTTACGTAAACCATGGGAAGGTGTTCCACCTGAGAAG GTTATTTTTGCTGTTGCGCATGAACGGTCACGTCTTGAGATTCCTGATGGTCCACTGAGCAAACTAATTGCAG ACTGTTGGGCAGAGCCTCAAGAACGTCCAAATTGTGAAGAGATACTTAGAGGCTTGCTAGATTGTGAGTATACACTGTGTTAG
- the LOC106386862 gene encoding oxysterol-binding protein-related protein 1B-like has protein sequence MEAKVISCTTFGEDKVIKIVVSSHRAVTNYKPGENETTVVVADDTCSKKDVEEIKKTCEKLDYVYEGRLHEDYAQTNIGPGLV, from the coding sequence atggaaGCCAAAGTGATTTCTTGCACTACTTTTGGAGAAGACAAGGTCATAAAGATTGTTGTTTCGAGCCATCGTGCAGTCACCAACTACAAACCTGGAGAAAACGAAACGACCGTTGTTGTTGCCGATGATACTTGCTCCAAGAAAGATGTTGAAGAGATTAAGAAGACTTGTGAGAAGCTCGATTATGTTTACGAAGGAAGACTTCACGAAGATTACGCTCAGACCAACATTGGACCTGGTTTGGTCTGA
- the LOC106387359 gene encoding oxysterol-binding protein-related protein 1B-like, giving the protein MEAKVISCTTFGDDKVIKIVVSRHRAVTNYKPRENETTTVVVADDTCSKKDVEEIKMTCEKLDYVYEGRLHEDYAQTNIGPGLV; this is encoded by the coding sequence ATGGAAGCCAAAGTCATTTCTTGCACTACTTTCGGAGACGACAAGGTCATAAAGATTGTTGTTTCGAGACATCGTGCTGTCACCAACTACAAACCTAGAGAAAACGAAACGACGACCGTTGTTGTTGCCGATGATACTTGCTCCAAGAAAGATGTTGAAGAGATTAAGATGACTTGTGAGAAGCTCGATTATGTTTACGAAGGAAGACTTCACGAAGATTACGCTCAGACCAACATTGGACCTGGTTTGGTCTGA
- the LOC106388973 gene encoding cucumber peeling cupredoxin-like has protein sequence MTLLIVTLSLIGLARSASFYEVGDTNGWTTKMGLEYYKTWSSSKTFYLGDSLIFQYNKDLHNVMEVSFKDYELCNPNSALATYHSEYEPVKLNRTGHYYFICGVPGHCECGQKLEVLVTAPASLQNPATTQQNNSSTSNSNPEPNPTIPDPKPNPTFPDPKPMPTSPDPKPKPSPRWEDPLVVLPVDAATIASLPHNAASDPCVWSGLSLLSFVLLQTLVFL, from the coding sequence ATGACTTTGTTAATTGTAACATTGTCACTAATCGGATTAGCTCGTTCTGCATCTTTTTACGAGGTTGGAGACACCAACGGATGGACGACAAAGATGGGCCTTGAGTATTACAAGACATGGTCTTCTTCAAAGACTTTCTACCTTGGAGATTCCCTCATCTTTCAATACAACAAAGATCTCCACAACGTGATGGAGGTGAGCTTCAAAGATTACGAGTTGTGTAACCCTAATTCAGCTCTGGCCACATATCACTCTGAGTATGAACCGGTTAAGCTTAACAGAACCGGACACTATTACTTCATATGCGGTGTGCCTGGTCACTGTGAATGTGGTCAAAAGCTTGAGGTCCTAGTCACGGCGCCTGCCTCTCTGCAGAATCCTGCCACAACTCAACAAAACAACTCTTCTACTTCTAATTCTAACCCTGAACCTAATCCTACAATTCCTGATCCTAAACCTAATCCTACATTTCCTGATCCTAAACCTATGCCTACTAGTCCTGATCCTAAACCAAAGCCTTCACCGCGTTGGGAGGATCCTCTTGTGGTTCTTCCAGTAGATGCTGCAACAATTGCATCACTTCCTCACAATGCAGCCTCAGACCCTTGTGTGTGGAGTGGGTTAAGCTTGCTCTCATTCGTTCTTCTACAAACCCTAGTTTTTctttaa
- the LOC106385337 gene encoding 50S ribosomal subunit assembly factor BipA-like: MGYGTITAHSLMGLEARGTLFVSPGLESYDGMIIGEHSRDTDLDVNPVKAKELTNIRSVNKDENVKLSPPRLMTLEEAIGYVASDELIEVTPKTIRLRKRCLDVTKRKSQSKRAKE, encoded by the exons ATGGGATATGGAACTATTACAGCTCATTCACTGATGGGGTTGGAAGCTCGTGGGACTCTCTTTGTGTCTCCGGGACTGGAA TCATACGATGGCATGATTATCGGTGAGCACTCACGAGACACAGATCTTGAT GTTAACCCGGTTAAGGCCAAAGAGCTTACCAACATTCGCTCTGTTAACAAAGACGAGAATGTGAAGCTATCTCCACCTCGCCTC ATGACACTTGAGGAGGCTATAGGATACGTTGCCTCAGATGAACTTATTGAG GTTACTCCAAAGACGATTAGGTTGAGGAAGAGATGTCTAGACGTTACCAAGCGTAAATCACAGAGCAAACGAGCCAAAGAGTAA